The Musa acuminata AAA Group cultivar baxijiao chromosome BXJ1-3, Cavendish_Baxijiao_AAA, whole genome shotgun sequence genome window below encodes:
- the LOC135623803 gene encoding uncharacterized protein LOC135623803, whose amino-acid sequence MRSEEKKKKREKKRGGRREEEEGEEKKKKKRWLQRGLQRGAVGRGEKKIGRRGRREEEEEEEEEERRIAAARLQRGGVWLWGGKGKRRRREGEEEGKERQLQQPGLQHLCFPQVETEERMCGALRMKREEKEEEEEEEEEEEEEEDSCGKAAARRCVALGRKREEGKRRRRRRGRERGVIPLFPAEETEERVCVTPGKKGLQLRRWQLQLEEKKKRKMSRGGGRGCGRGCGRDCSSCSGERRRRKEGEGRGEGKEVATAAVVAATAMAGKEEEKKERKKKRKGRRGRREEEEKGLRLRRWQLLLWQGKRKRKGRRREREGEEEERKRRRGCGCGDGSCSCGREREKGKEEEEKGKERKKRGRGEGAADAVMAAAAVAGKEEKERKKKRKGRRGRREEEEKGWQLRQWQL is encoded by the coding sequence atgaggagtgaagaaaagaagaagaagagggaaaagaagagaggaggaaggagagaggaagaagagggagaagagaagaagaagaagaagaggtggctgcagcgagggctgcagcgaggagctgtggggcgtggggagaagaagataggaagaagagggagaagagaagaagaagaagaagaagaagaagaagagaggaggatagctgcggcaaggctgcagcgaggaggtgtgtggctttggggaggaaaagggaagaggagaagaagagaaggagaagaagagggaaaagagaggcagctacagcagccagggctgcagcacctctgtttcccgcaggtggaaacagaggagaggatgtgtggggcgttgaggatgaaaagggaagaaaaagaagaagaagaagaagaagaagaagaagaagaagaagaagaagatagctgcggcaaggctgcagcgaggagatgtgtggccttggggaggaaaagggaagaggggaagaggagaagaagaagaagaggaagagaaagaggtgtgatacctctgtttcctgcagaggaaacagaggagagggtgtgtgtgacgccggggaagaaggggctgcagctgcggcgatggcagctgcagctggaagagaagaagaagaggaagatgagcaggggaggagggagaggttgcggccgtggctgcggccgcgactgcagcagttgcagcggggagagaagaagaagaaaggaaggagaaggaagaggagaagggaaagaagtagctacggctgcggttgtggcagctacagctatggcagggaaagaggaagagaaaaaggaaaggaagaagaagagaaagggaaggagaggaagaagagaggaagaggagaaggggctgcggttgcggcgatggcagctgctgctgtggcagggaaagagaaaaaggaaaggaagaagaagagaaagggaaggagaggaagaagagaggaagaggagaaggggctgcggctgcggcgatggcagctgcagctgtggcagggaaagagaaaaaggaaaggaagaagaagagaaagggaaggagaggaagaagagaggaagaggagaaggggctgcggatgcggtgatggcagctgcagctgtggctgggaaagaagagaaggaaaggaagaagaagagaaagggaaggagaggaagaagagaggaagaggagaaggggtggcagctgcggcagtggcagctgtag